One Phocaeicola dorei genomic region harbors:
- a CDS encoding DUF3943 domain-containing protein, translated as MKLQHIALVCLLALSAGNVTAQILHRSDSIYTFTDPRLQKKHPWRAAAETFGMNVGVWAFDRYVMNEDFAKISIGSIRRNIKHGFVWDNDQFSTNLFAHPYHGNLYFNAARSNGLTFWESTPYAFAGSLMWEIAAEVEPPAINDLMATTLGGIALGEVTHRMSSLVLDDSKRGFSRFTREFLGTLICPMRGLNRMITGEMWQVKRSHYKYHDYDRIPVHFSIGAGDRYLADDNYLFRGEHNPYLEFRVQYGDAFDKVNDGPYDYFTARATFGLSGNQPLISQINLMGKLWGVPLKTTTGMEMMFGIFQHFNYFDSEEVIDGSGRIPYKISEAASVGPGMIYKFPQMNSLVNLEQRVFLSAILLGGSLTDYYNVIDRNYNMGSGYSIKNNTILDFGRYGMFALNMHLYQIFTWKGYEHKDLETIDPLYLNAQGDKGNVMLAVVNPIIELNLSSHFKANMEVSYYYRHTHYSYHEDVRYKTFETRLGLIYQF; from the coding sequence ATGAAACTACAGCATATCGCATTAGTCTGCCTGCTGGCATTAAGTGCTGGGAATGTCACAGCCCAGATACTCCACCGCTCCGATTCCATTTATACATTCACCGACCCTCGCCTGCAAAAAAAACACCCTTGGCGTGCCGCTGCCGAAACTTTCGGAATGAATGTCGGAGTATGGGCATTCGACCGTTATGTAATGAACGAAGACTTTGCCAAAATCAGTATCGGCAGCATACGGCGCAATATCAAGCATGGTTTTGTATGGGATAACGACCAATTCTCCACCAACCTGTTCGCCCACCCCTATCACGGAAATCTCTATTTCAATGCAGCACGCAGCAACGGACTTACCTTTTGGGAATCAACTCCATACGCCTTTGCTGGTAGTTTGATGTGGGAAATAGCCGCAGAAGTGGAGCCGCCCGCCATCAATGACCTGATGGCAACCACCCTAGGCGGCATCGCCCTGGGAGAAGTAACGCACCGTATGTCTTCTTTGGTACTGGACGACTCCAAGCGTGGTTTCTCACGTTTCACCCGCGAGTTTTTGGGAACCCTGATCTGCCCCATGCGGGGATTGAACCGAATGATAACCGGCGAGATGTGGCAAGTAAAACGCTCTCATTACAAATACCACGATTACGACCGCATTCCGGTACACTTTTCCATAGGTGCCGGTGACCGTTATCTGGCCGACGACAATTACCTGTTCCGTGGAGAGCACAATCCCTACCTTGAATTCCGGGTACAATACGGAGATGCTTTCGATAAAGTGAATGACGGCCCATACGATTATTTCACCGCACGGGCCACCTTCGGTCTTTCCGGGAACCAGCCTCTTATCAGCCAGATCAACCTGATGGGCAAACTATGGGGTGTCCCCCTGAAAACCACTACCGGCATGGAAATGATGTTCGGTATCTTCCAGCACTTCAACTATTTTGATTCCGAGGAAGTGATTGACGGATCGGGACGTATCCCTTACAAGATTTCGGAAGCTGCCAGTGTGGGACCGGGTATGATTTATAAATTCCCTCAAATGAACAGTCTGGTAAATTTGGAGCAACGTGTATTCCTGAGTGCCATCCTGCTGGGTGGAAGCCTTACCGACTATTACAACGTAATAGACCGCAATTACAATATGGGAAGCGGATACAGCATCAAGAACAACACCATTCTGGATTTCGGCCGTTACGGCATGTTCGCACTGAATATGCATCTTTACCAGATTTTTACCTGGAAAGGATACGAACATAAAGATTTGGAAACAATAGATCCGCTCTATCTGAATGCGCAGGGAGACAAAGGAAATGTAATGCTCGCTGTGGTGAATCCGATTATCGAGCTAAATCTAAGTTCCCACTTCAAGGCCAATATGGAAGTGTCCTATTACTACCGCCACACACATTATTCCTACCATGAGGACGTAAGATATAAGACCTTTGAAACCCGATTAGGATTAATTTATCAATTCTAA
- a CDS encoding fucose isomerase, whose translation MNLYLITFQSSLNRIESVYDCHKDLFVEIEKFFTLHLVPYTEAASIPADAYRMAFIASGGVEKMVTQHFELLPYPIHLLTDGQQNSLAASLEIATWIRSKGMKVHIIHGTIPNMVRQLIDHHKAFAAQREVRGKRIGVVGYSSPWLVASNVDYLLARRRWGIEFIDIPMEEVYCLFYQIKDDDIGYEASVFANRAIACREGTPEDLLKAMRLYQAVKIICEKKKLDAVTLSCFSLIEKLGTTGCLALALLNDEGIPAGCEGDLQSIFTLLIAKTLTGQAGFMANPAFINDDLNEIVMAHCTIATKMVDQFIIRNHFETETGIAIQGILHPGGITMIKCAGECLDEYFVSTGQLIENTNYINACRTQARIKLDKSVDYFMRNPLGNHHIILMGDHEKVIHEFMQLNSCKLVE comes from the coding sequence ATGAATCTATACCTGATAACCTTCCAGTCCTCCTTGAACAGAATTGAGTCTGTATATGATTGCCATAAAGATTTATTTGTGGAAATCGAGAAGTTTTTCACGCTTCATCTGGTACCTTATACAGAGGCTGCAAGTATTCCGGCAGATGCCTACCGGATGGCTTTCATCGCTTCGGGCGGGGTAGAAAAAATGGTCACCCAACACTTCGAACTACTTCCCTATCCTATCCATCTGCTGACCGACGGACAACAGAACTCACTGGCTGCTTCCCTGGAAATAGCTACATGGATACGCAGCAAAGGAATGAAAGTACATATTATTCATGGCACTATCCCCAATATGGTGAGACAACTGATAGATCATCACAAGGCTTTCGCCGCCCAGCGCGAGGTAAGAGGAAAACGAATCGGAGTTGTGGGATATTCTTCTCCGTGGCTGGTGGCCAGCAATGTAGATTACCTGCTTGCCAGACGCCGCTGGGGAATAGAGTTCATTGATATCCCCATGGAGGAAGTGTATTGTCTTTTTTATCAGATAAAGGATGATGATATAGGATATGAGGCGTCCGTATTTGCCAACCGTGCCATTGCCTGCCGGGAAGGGACTCCGGAAGATTTGCTGAAAGCCATGCGTCTTTATCAGGCAGTGAAAATTATTTGCGAGAAAAAAAAGCTGGATGCAGTAACCCTCTCCTGCTTCTCCCTGATTGAGAAATTAGGAACAACTGGATGTCTGGCACTTGCCCTGCTTAATGATGAAGGCATTCCGGCCGGATGTGAAGGAGACTTACAATCCATCTTTACTCTGCTCATCGCCAAGACACTGACCGGCCAGGCAGGATTCATGGCGAATCCGGCATTCATCAACGATGACCTGAACGAAATAGTGATGGCTCACTGTACGATTGCCACCAAAATGGTGGATCAGTTTATCATCCGGAATCATTTTGAAACAGAAACCGGAATAGCCATACAGGGTATTTTGCATCCGGGAGGCATCACGATGATAAAATGCGCGGGAGAATGCCTGGACGAGTATTTCGTATCCACAGGCCAACTGATAGAAAATACCAACTACATCAATGCCTGCCGCACACAAGCAAGAATCAAACTGGACAAATCGGTAGACTATTTTATGCGTAATCCTTTAGGTAACCATCACATCATATTAATGGGCGATCATGAAAAAGTGATTCACGAATTCATGCAATTGAACAGCTGCAAACTAGTGGAATAA
- a CDS encoding pyridoxal phosphate-dependent aminotransferase, with product MPIISIRGNEMPASPIRKLAPLADAAKQRGVHVYHLNIGQPDLPTPRAALDAIRNIDRTVLEYSPSQGYRSYREKLVGYYKKYDINLSADDIIITTGGSEAVLFAFLSCLNPGDEIIVPEPAYANYMAFAISAGAVIRTVTTTIEEGFSLPKVEKFEELINERTKAILICNPNNPTGYLYTRREMNQIRDMVKKYDLYLFSDEVYREFIYTGSPYISACHLEGIEENVVLIDSVSKRYSECGIRIGALITKNKEVRNAVMKFCQARLSPPLIGQIAAEASLDAPEEYTRETYDEYVERRKCLIDGLNRIPGVYSPIPMGAFYTVAKLPVDDSEKFCAWCLSEFNYEGETVMMAPAAGFYTTPGAGRNEVRIAYVLKKEDLVRALFVLRKALEAYPGRVED from the coding sequence ATGCCAATAATATCCATCAGAGGAAACGAGATGCCCGCATCGCCAATTCGCAAATTGGCACCGCTGGCCGATGCTGCAAAACAGAGAGGAGTTCATGTGTATCACCTGAATATCGGTCAGCCCGACCTGCCTACTCCGCGAGCGGCCCTTGATGCGATTCGTAATATTGACCGTACCGTTTTGGAATATAGTCCCAGCCAGGGATACCGCAGCTATCGCGAGAAGCTGGTGGGTTATTATAAGAAATATGACATCAACTTGTCTGCCGATGATATCATCATCACTACCGGAGGTTCGGAAGCGGTGCTGTTTGCTTTTCTGAGTTGCTTGAATCCGGGAGATGAGATCATTGTGCCGGAACCTGCCTATGCCAATTATATGGCGTTTGCCATTTCGGCGGGTGCCGTGATCCGCACGGTGACGACTACCATTGAGGAAGGGTTCTCCCTGCCGAAAGTGGAGAAGTTCGAGGAGTTGATAAACGAACGCACAAAAGCTATTCTGATCTGTAACCCGAATAATCCGACCGGCTATTTGTATACCCGCCGCGAGATGAACCAGATTCGTGACATGGTGAAGAAGTATGATCTTTACCTGTTCTCGGATGAAGTGTACCGCGAGTTTATTTATACCGGTTCTCCTTATATTTCTGCCTGTCACTTGGAAGGCATTGAAGAAAATGTGGTGCTGATTGACTCGGTGTCCAAGCGTTATTCCGAATGCGGCATCCGTATCGGTGCGTTGATTACCAAGAATAAGGAAGTGAGAAATGCCGTCATGAAATTCTGCCAGGCACGTCTGAGTCCTCCTTTGATCGGTCAGATTGCTGCCGAAGCTTCATTGGATGCCCCCGAAGAGTACACACGCGAGACGTATGACGAATACGTGGAGCGCCGTAAGTGCTTGATTGACGGGCTGAACCGTATTCCGGGTGTTTATTCACCTATACCGATGGGTGCATTCTATACGGTTGCCAAATTGCCGGTGGACGACAGTGAAAAGTTCTGTGCATGGTGTCTGTCGGAATTCAACTATGAAGGCGAGACGGTCATGATGGCTCCGGCTGCCGGATTCTATACTACTCCGGGTGCAGGCCGTAATGAGGTGCGTATTGCCTACGTGTTGAAGAAAGAGGATCTGGTCCGTGCGTTGTTCGTACTGCGTAAGGCATTGGAAGCATATCCCGGAAGAGTAGAAGACTGA
- a CDS encoding DUF4494 domain-containing protein: protein MMHTWFECKIRYEKVMENGMNKKVTEPYLVDALSFTEAEARIIEEITPYISGEFTVSDIKRANYSELFPSEEDAADRWFKCKLFFITLDEKSGAEKKTSTTVLVQASDLRDAVKKLDEGMKGTMADYVIASVAETAIMDVYPYETEPDVKPEFPDAGKTE from the coding sequence ATGATGCATACTTGGTTTGAATGTAAGATACGTTACGAAAAAGTCATGGAAAACGGCATGAACAAGAAAGTAACGGAACCCTATTTGGTTGACGCGCTGAGCTTTACTGAAGCAGAAGCCCGTATTATTGAAGAAATCACTCCGTATATCAGCGGTGAGTTCACTGTTTCGGACATCAAACGAGCCAACTACAGCGAACTGTTCCCCTCTGAAGAAGATGCAGCCGACCGCTGGTTTAAGTGCAAGCTGTTCTTCATCACGCTGGACGAAAAAAGCGGAGCAGAAAAAAAGACCTCCACTACCGTACTAGTACAAGCTTCCGACCTGCGCGACGCTGTAAAGAAACTGGACGAAGGAATGAAAGGTACAATGGCAGACTACGTGATTGCATCCGTAGCCGAAACCGCCATCATGGATGTTTACCCATACGAAACCGAACCGGATGTGAAACCTGAATTTCCGGATGCCGGAAAAACCGAATAA
- a CDS encoding AMP-binding protein, protein MEQSFIAFLEDSIKKNWDLDALTDYKGATLQYKDVARKIEKLHIIFELSGIKQGDKIAVCGRNSSHWGVTFLAAVTYGAVIVPILHEFKSDNIHNIVNHSEARLLMVGDMVWENLNENAMPLLEGVILMNDYTLLVSRSSKLDYARDHLNELFGKKYPRNFRREHVSYRRDTPEELAVINYTSGTTSYSKGVMIPYRALWSNTQFAFDVLKMNPGDKLVSMLPMAHMYGLAFEFLYEFCVGCHIYFLTRTPSPKIIFQAFSEVKPNLVVAVPLIIEKIIKKNVLPKLETPAMKILLKVPIINDKIKATVREQMINAFGGNFYEIIVGGAAFNQEIEQFLKSIDFPYTVGYGMTECAPIICYEDWKYFKLGSCGKAAPRMEVKILSPDPENIVGEIVCKGPNVMLGYYKNPEATAEVIDKDGWLHTGDLGVMDAEGNVTIKGRSKNMLLGPSGQNIYPEEIEDKLNNMPFVSESIIIQQADSKLAALVYPDFDDAFAHGLDNDAITQAMEENRINLNTELPAYSQIARVKIYPEEFEKTPKKSIKRFLYQEVK, encoded by the coding sequence ATGGAGCAGAGTTTTATTGCCTTCCTGGAAGACAGCATAAAGAAAAACTGGGATTTGGATGCCCTTACAGATTATAAAGGTGCCACATTACAATATAAAGATGTAGCCCGCAAAATAGAAAAGCTACACATCATCTTCGAATTAAGCGGCATCAAGCAAGGAGACAAGATAGCTGTCTGTGGTCGCAACAGTTCTCATTGGGGAGTTACCTTCCTGGCTGCCGTTACATACGGAGCAGTCATTGTTCCCATTCTTCACGAATTCAAATCGGACAACATTCATAATATAGTCAATCACTCGGAAGCACGCCTGTTAATGGTAGGCGATATGGTATGGGAGAATCTGAATGAAAATGCCATGCCGTTGTTAGAAGGGGTTATCTTGATGAATGACTATACCCTGCTAGTGTCTCGCAGTTCCAAATTGGACTATGCACGCGATCATCTGAATGAACTGTTCGGAAAGAAATATCCGCGCAATTTCCGCCGGGAACATGTCAGCTACCGCCGGGATACACCGGAAGAACTGGCTGTGATCAACTATACTTCCGGCACGACCAGTTATTCCAAAGGAGTGATGATTCCTTACCGCGCATTGTGGTCGAATACCCAGTTCGCTTTTGATGTCTTGAAAATGAATCCGGGTGACAAGCTGGTTTCCATGCTCCCTATGGCACACATGTACGGACTGGCTTTCGAGTTCCTTTATGAATTCTGTGTGGGATGCCATATTTATTTCCTGACCCGTACCCCCAGTCCGAAAATCATCTTCCAAGCCTTTTCCGAAGTGAAACCCAATCTGGTAGTAGCCGTTCCATTGATTATCGAAAAAATCATCAAGAAGAATGTACTGCCCAAACTGGAAACCCCGGCTATGAAGATTTTACTGAAAGTTCCTATCATCAATGATAAAATCAAAGCCACAGTCCGAGAACAGATGATTAATGCCTTCGGAGGTAATTTTTACGAAATTATTGTAGGAGGCGCCGCTTTCAATCAAGAAATAGAGCAGTTCCTGAAAAGTATAGATTTCCCCTATACCGTGGGATATGGCATGACTGAATGTGCTCCAATTATCTGTTATGAAGATTGGAAATATTTCAAGCTAGGGTCCTGCGGAAAGGCGGCTCCCCGTATGGAAGTCAAAATATTGAGCCCCGACCCTGAGAATATAGTAGGTGAGATAGTATGCAAAGGACCTAATGTAATGTTAGGCTATTACAAGAATCCCGAAGCTACCGCCGAGGTAATAGACAAGGACGGCTGGTTGCATACCGGTGACCTGGGTGTTATGGATGCGGAAGGCAATGTTACCATCAAGGGACGCAGCAAAAACATGCTGTTAGGTCCATCGGGACAGAATATTTATCCGGAAGAGATTGAAGATAAATTGAATAACATGCCGTTCGTTTCAGAAAGTATTATCATACAGCAGGCAGACAGCAAACTGGCGGCTTTGGTTTATCCCGATTTCGACGATGCCTTTGCTCATGGGCTGGATAATGACGCAATAACACAGGCAATGGAAGAGAACCGTATCAACTTGAATACAGAACTTCCTGCATATTCACAAATAGCCCGTGTAAAAATCTATCCGGAAGAATTCGAGAAAACTCCTAAAAAGAGTATCAAACGTTTCTTATATCAGGAAGTAAAATAA
- a CDS encoding YggS family pyridoxal phosphate-dependent enzyme, producing the protein MSIQANLKEVLSELPSGVRLVAVSKFHPNEALEEAYAAGQRIFGESHVQEMTQKYETLPKDIEWHFIGHLQTNKVKYMAPYVAMIHAIDSYKLLVEVNKQASKVHRVIPCLLQIHIAQEETKFGFSFDECREMLDTGGWKDLKNVRLSGVMGMATNVDDDEQIKREFCSLNTFFKEIKQSYFSDSEYFKEISMGMSHDYPLAVEAGSTLVRVGSKIFGERNY; encoded by the coding sequence ATGAGCATTCAAGCAAATTTAAAAGAAGTTCTTTCCGAACTACCTTCGGGGGTCCGCCTGGTAGCCGTATCCAAATTCCATCCCAACGAGGCATTGGAAGAAGCGTATGCTGCCGGCCAGCGTATTTTCGGTGAGAGCCACGTGCAGGAAATGACTCAGAAATATGAAACCCTGCCCAAAGACATTGAATGGCATTTCATCGGCCACCTGCAAACAAACAAAGTAAAATACATGGCCCCTTATGTAGCTATGATACATGCCATAGACTCGTATAAATTATTGGTTGAAGTCAATAAACAAGCTTCCAAAGTCCATCGCGTCATCCCTTGTTTATTGCAGATACATATCGCCCAAGAGGAAACGAAATTCGGTTTTTCTTTTGACGAATGCAGGGAAATGCTGGATACAGGCGGATGGAAGGATTTGAAAAATGTCCGCTTATCAGGAGTGATGGGTATGGCGACCAATGTGGATGACGACGAACAAATCAAAAGAGAATTTTGTTCCTTAAATACATTCTTCAAAGAAATCAAGCAGAGCTATTTTTCTGATTCAGAATACTTCAAAGAAATTTCCATGGGTATGTCACACGATTATCCGCTGGCGGTGGAAGCCGGAAGTACACTAGTCAGGGTAGGAAGCAAAATCTTTGGAGAACGAAACTATTAA
- a CDS encoding dipeptidase — protein MKLLASLTILGLVMAQSVTAQTNYTKDPESCTSIMVGKKATTDGSVITSHTCDSWYRTWVNMVPAESYERDTVMNIYDGRMHTEFVADQTNVKIKGQIPQARKTYAFMDTSYPCINEKQLGIGETTVSGRRDLENPKGMFMIEELQRVALQRCTTAREAIRLMGDLVKQYGYGDSGECLTIADPNEVWHFEVFGEGKDKIGGVWAAVRIPDDHVGVSANISRISTLNLKDPDHYMASENVFDVAKKLGYWDGKEPFKFWKAYSGKNYSGQLKSFSTREHFILNALAPSLKLDYEAEELPISVKPDKQVSVTDVMALLRETYEGTPLDMTQNLKVTVKDRKTGKVDTIISPKANPWMRGDELNMLNGIKKGVVKSVRNIAVPQCAYSTVIQLRNWLPDAVGGVVWFSMDNPGQSPRVPVFCGITDFPAMYKICGNHRYRDDAALWHYRRANKLAAVRWGAARKVMEKNIRHFEEKGQRELPFVEAQYQSILQSKGEEAARAYLTDYTADFIGATILRWDEMANQYWIESRFGF, from the coding sequence ATGAAACTACTAGCCTCTTTAACAATCCTGGGTTTAGTCATGGCACAAAGTGTCACAGCCCAAACGAATTACACAAAGGATCCAGAAAGCTGCACTAGCATTATGGTAGGAAAGAAAGCAACTACCGATGGATCAGTTATAACCAGTCATACATGCGACAGCTGGTACCGAACCTGGGTAAACATGGTTCCGGCAGAAAGTTATGAAAGGGATACTGTAATGAATATTTACGATGGCCGTATGCACACCGAGTTTGTAGCCGACCAGACTAATGTAAAAATCAAGGGGCAAATACCACAAGCGAGAAAAACATATGCCTTCATGGACACCTCCTACCCTTGTATCAACGAAAAGCAACTGGGAATAGGTGAAACTACCGTAAGCGGACGCAGGGATCTGGAAAATCCCAAGGGTATGTTTATGATTGAAGAATTGCAACGTGTGGCGTTACAACGCTGTACAACAGCCCGTGAGGCTATCCGCCTGATGGGAGATCTCGTAAAACAATATGGCTATGGCGACAGCGGTGAATGCCTGACCATCGCCGATCCTAATGAAGTATGGCATTTCGAAGTTTTCGGAGAAGGAAAAGATAAAATTGGCGGAGTATGGGCGGCAGTCCGTATTCCGGATGATCATGTAGGCGTATCTGCCAATATCTCACGGATCAGCACCCTCAATCTGAAAGATCCCGACCACTATATGGCTTCCGAAAATGTATTTGACGTGGCTAAAAAATTAGGGTATTGGGATGGAAAAGAACCTTTTAAATTTTGGAAAGCCTATAGCGGAAAGAATTACTCCGGCCAACTGAAATCCTTCAGCACCCGCGAGCACTTTATCCTGAATGCACTGGCACCGTCATTAAAGCTTGATTATGAAGCAGAAGAACTGCCTATCAGTGTAAAACCCGACAAGCAAGTATCTGTAACAGATGTTATGGCATTGCTCCGGGAAACATACGAAGGAACGCCGCTGGATATGACACAGAATCTGAAAGTTACGGTAAAAGATAGAAAAACCGGAAAAGTAGACACCATTATCAGCCCGAAAGCCAATCCGTGGATGCGTGGCGATGAACTGAATATGCTGAACGGTATTAAAAAAGGAGTTGTGAAATCAGTACGCAATATCGCAGTTCCGCAATGTGCTTATTCTACAGTTATCCAATTGCGCAACTGGCTGCCCGATGCAGTAGGTGGTGTGGTATGGTTCTCTATGGACAATCCCGGACAAAGCCCGCGCGTTCCGGTATTCTGTGGCATTACTGATTTCCCTGCTATGTATAAAATCTGCGGTAACCACCGCTATCGCGACGATGCCGCCTTATGGCACTATCGCCGCGCCAACAAACTGGCTGCTGTAAGATGGGGAGCTGCCCGTAAAGTAATGGAAAAAAATATTCGTCATTTCGAGGAAAAAGGACAACGGGAACTTCCATTTGTGGAAGCACAATACCAAAGTATCCTTCAATCCAAAGGAGAAGAAGCCGCCCGTGCTTATCTCACAGACTATACGGCAGACTTTATAGGCGCCACCATCCTTCGCTGGGACGAAATGGCAAACCAATATTGGATTGAGTCACGCTTCGGCTTTTAA
- a CDS encoding Crp/Fnr family transcriptional regulator: MTTSIDIARRIAEVNHPLSRESVHALAEILVCRKYRKGEIVLQAGEVCKAMLFIEKGMLRQFYYKYDKDLTEHIGYENGMIICIESYFKQEPTRLMVETLEASVVWELPRVEVEKLIDQYHDIERLYRSFIEHSLIESQVKADTLRFEPAHERYNKLLQLHPEILKRAPLVYIASLLQMTPETLSRVRSSLL, translated from the coding sequence ATGACAACTAGTATAGACATAGCTAGAAGGATAGCAGAAGTTAACCATCCTCTCAGTAGAGAAAGTGTTCACGCATTAGCCGAAATTTTAGTTTGTAGAAAATATCGTAAAGGGGAGATTGTTTTGCAGGCCGGTGAGGTGTGTAAAGCAATGTTGTTTATAGAAAAAGGAATGCTCAGACAATTTTATTATAAGTATGATAAAGATCTGACTGAGCATATCGGTTATGAGAACGGAATGATTATTTGCATAGAGAGTTATTTTAAACAGGAGCCCACCCGCTTGATGGTGGAAACTTTGGAAGCATCCGTGGTATGGGAGTTACCCCGTGTGGAAGTGGAGAAATTGATAGATCAATATCACGATATCGAACGTCTTTATCGCAGCTTTATCGAACATTCTTTGATAGAGTCACAGGTAAAGGCGGACACACTTCGTTTTGAACCGGCTCATGAGCGTTATAACAAACTGTTGCAACTTCATCCCGAGATATTGAAGCGTGCGCCTCTTGTATACATCGCTTCCTTATTACAGATGACTCCCGAAACCTTGAGCCGTGTCCGTTCTTCATTGCTTTAG
- a CDS encoding dihydroorotate dehydrogenase-like protein, with product MTQLKTTFAGLSLRNPIIISSSSLTNSAEKNKKLELAGAGAIVLKSVFEEQIMMEAHHMATYGSPEGDDYLSTYVRSHALNEYISLIEQTKKLCTIPVIASINCFSNSEWTDFARTVETAGADALEINILSLQTEKEYQCGSFEQRHIDIVSSIKKQISIPVIVKLGSNLTNPIALINQLYANGANAVVLFNRFYQPDINIDTMTYSAGDVFSTPADLSNGLRWTAIASAQVPQTDYAISGGVHDGKAIVKAILAGASAVELCSVIYQRGNQVIADMTNEITQWMNRQGYKNISEFKSSMNALSTGASNPFERTQFMKYFSSKE from the coding sequence ATGACTCAATTAAAAACCACTTTTGCCGGGTTGTCACTGCGCAATCCTATTATTATCAGCAGTTCCAGCCTTACAAACAGCGCTGAAAAGAACAAGAAACTGGAGCTGGCAGGCGCCGGAGCCATTGTTTTGAAATCAGTTTTCGAAGAGCAGATCATGATGGAAGCACATCACATGGCTACTTATGGTTCTCCCGAAGGAGATGACTACTTGAGCACATATGTACGCTCTCATGCATTGAACGAATATATTTCATTGATTGAACAGACTAAAAAGCTTTGCACCATTCCTGTCATTGCCAGCATCAACTGTTTCAGCAACTCAGAATGGACAGACTTTGCCCGTACTGTGGAAACAGCAGGCGCCGACGCACTGGAAATCAACATCCTTTCCTTGCAGACCGAAAAAGAATATCAATGCGGTTCTTTTGAACAGCGTCATATCGATATCGTAAGCAGTATCAAGAAACAGATTTCCATCCCCGTCATTGTGAAACTGGGCAGCAATCTGACCAACCCCATCGCACTGATCAACCAGCTTTATGCCAACGGAGCCAATGCTGTGGTATTGTTCAACCGATTCTACCAGCCGGACATCAATATCGACACTATGACATATTCTGCAGGCGATGTATTCAGTACTCCTGCCGACTTGTCCAACGGACTGCGCTGGACTGCTATCGCTTCGGCACAAGTTCCTCAGACAGACTATGCCATCTCAGGCGGTGTGCACGATGGAAAAGCGATAGTCAAAGCAATCCTGGCAGGCGCTTCGGCTGTAGAATTATGCAGTGTCATCTACCAAAGAGGCAATCAGGTCATTGCAGATATGACAAATGAAATAACTCAATGGATGAACCGGCAGGGCTACAAGAATATCAGCGAATTCAAGAGTTCGATGAACGCGCTGTCTACTGGAGCCAGCAATCCGTTTGAACGTACACAGTTCATGAAGTATTTCAGCAGTAAAGAATGA